AAGTAACTCAGATGAGAATATTGAGAAAGAAATTACATTAATAAATAATATGTTAGCAAAACAAGTTGACGGAATATTATTTATTGGTGGAACAATTACGGATATTCATCAAGAAGAGTATGAAAAGGCTGGCGTTCCAATTGTATTAGCAACTACATATGATGAAACTAATAAAATCCCTTCAGTAAATATTGACTATGCTCAAGCGGCATTTGATGCAGTAGATTATTTTATTAAAAAAGGTCACCGAAAGGTAGCATTCGTAAACGGACCTACTGAAACGAATATTATCGGATTAAGTAAGTTAGAAGGATATAAACGTGCTTTACAAGAAAATGGAATCGAATTCGATGAAGAGTTAGTCACTTATGGTGATAATACGTATGAATCAGGCAGTGAAGCTTTTGAAGCTTTCCATGAGCGTAATATTATTCCGAGTGCGATTTTCGTAGCATCTGATGAAACTGCGATTGGTGTAATTCACAGTGCCCAAGACCATGGAATATTAGTACCGAATAACCTTGAAGTTTTTGGATTTGATAATACAAGACTGGCATTAATGGTCCGTCCAAAATTATCATCTGTTGCTCAACCAATGTATGATATTGGTGCAGTTGCAATGAGATTATTAACGAAATATATGAATAAAGAGACAGTGGAAGATCATACAGTCATTCTTCCTCATCATCTTCAAATTAGACAATCAACAAAGTAAATGATGAAAGT
This genomic interval from Gottfriedia acidiceleris contains the following:
- the ccpA gene encoding catabolite control protein A codes for the protein MTVTIYDVAREANVSMATVSRVVNGNPNVKPTTRKKVNEAISRLGYRPNAVARGLASKKTTTVGVIIPDISNTFYAELARGIEDIATMYKYNIILSNSDENIEKEITLINNMLAKQVDGILFIGGTITDIHQEEYEKAGVPIVLATTYDETNKIPSVNIDYAQAAFDAVDYFIKKGHRKVAFVNGPTETNIIGLSKLEGYKRALQENGIEFDEELVTYGDNTYESGSEAFEAFHERNIIPSAIFVASDETAIGVIHSAQDHGILVPNNLEVFGFDNTRLALMVRPKLSSVAQPMYDIGAVAMRLLTKYMNKETVEDHTVILPHHLQIRQSTK